A genomic region of Halorhodospira halophila contains the following coding sequences:
- the folK gene encoding 2-amino-4-hydroxy-6-hydroxymethyldihydropteridine diphosphokinase, whose product MSTAITAYVGLGSNLEQPRRQVERAVVRLDLLADCRVQAVSSLYRNPALQAPGVPAQPDFINAVAALETRLGPLALLDALLGIEAAQHRRRDGVRWGPRTLDLDLLLYGQMQVEEPRLQVPHPELARRPFVVHPLLEIAPGVRLPGAGALADAAAALGVDALERVGAVAGFEHRSLQEPA is encoded by the coding sequence ATGAGCACGGCCATCACGGCCTACGTCGGCCTGGGCAGTAACCTCGAGCAGCCGCGCCGGCAGGTCGAGCGGGCGGTGGTGCGCCTGGATCTGCTCGCCGACTGCCGGGTCCAGGCCGTCTCCAGCCTCTACCGCAACCCGGCGCTGCAGGCGCCGGGCGTGCCGGCACAGCCCGATTTCATCAACGCCGTGGCGGCGCTGGAGACGCGGCTGGGCCCGCTGGCCTTGCTCGACGCCCTGCTCGGCATTGAGGCCGCGCAGCACCGGCGGCGCGACGGGGTGCGCTGGGGGCCGCGGACCCTGGATCTGGACCTGCTGCTCTACGGTCAGATGCAGGTGGAGGAGCCGCGGCTGCAGGTGCCGCATCCGGAGCTGGCCCGGCGGCCGTTCGTGGTCCATCCGCTGCTTGAGATCGCCCCCGGGGTTCGCTTGCCCGGCGCCGGGGCGCTGGCCGACGCCGCCGCGGCGCTCGGCGTCGATGCCCTGGAGCGGGTTGGCGCCGTGGCCGGCTTCGAGCACCGGTCGCTGCAGGAACCGGCCTGA
- the panD gene encoding aspartate 1-decarboxylase, which produces MQLNMLKGKLHQARVTQTELEYEGSCAIDLDLLEAVGIHEYEQIHVYNIENGERFVTYAIIGERGSRMISMNGAAAHKCSEGDRVIICAYAGVPESELGEFQPRLAYLDADNRITQRRGSIPLQVA; this is translated from the coding sequence ATGCAACTGAACATGCTCAAGGGCAAGCTGCATCAGGCCCGCGTCACGCAGACCGAGCTCGAGTACGAGGGCTCCTGCGCCATTGATCTGGACCTGTTGGAAGCAGTCGGCATCCACGAGTACGAGCAGATCCACGTCTACAACATCGAGAACGGCGAGCGCTTTGTGACCTACGCCATCATCGGTGAGCGGGGCTCGCGGATGATCTCCATGAACGGGGCGGCGGCCCACAAGTGCAGCGAGGGTGATCGGGTGATCATCTGCGCCTACGCCGGTGTCCCGGAGTCGGAGCTGGGCGAATTCCAGCCCCGTCTGGCTTATCTCGATGCGGACAACCGCATTACCCAGCGGCGCGGCAGCATCCCGCTGCAGGTCGCCTAG
- the panC gene encoding pantoate--beta-alanine ligase, producing MRRVTERNAMRELSRAWRGRGERVGLVPTMGNLHRGHLELVDRLAGCVDRLVVSIFVNPLQFGPGEDYDAYPRTLDADLAALQGRGVDAVFAPTAREMYPGVEPPWTGVDVPALTQTLCGAARPGHFAGVAVVVIKLLNIVEPDAAAFGRKDYQQLQVVRRVVADLDLPVEIVEVPVVREDDGLALSSRNGYLDAEQRRRAPALYVTLRELAAALEAGRRDWQQLEAEACRRLEAAGFDAAEYVAVRRCDDLAEPRGDEPRLVCLGAARLGTARLIDNVEARLNR from the coding sequence TTGAGGCGGGTTACCGAACGCAACGCCATGCGCGAGCTCTCGCGCGCCTGGCGCGGGCGCGGCGAGCGCGTCGGGCTGGTGCCGACCATGGGCAACCTCCATCGCGGCCACCTGGAGCTGGTCGACCGCCTGGCCGGGTGCGTGGACCGGCTGGTGGTGTCGATCTTCGTCAATCCGCTGCAGTTCGGCCCCGGGGAGGACTACGACGCCTACCCGCGCACGCTGGACGCCGATCTGGCCGCCTTGCAGGGGCGCGGCGTGGACGCCGTCTTCGCGCCCACCGCGCGGGAGATGTACCCCGGCGTCGAGCCGCCCTGGACCGGGGTCGACGTGCCGGCATTGACGCAGACCCTGTGCGGGGCGGCCCGGCCGGGCCACTTCGCCGGGGTGGCGGTGGTGGTGATCAAGCTGCTCAACATCGTCGAGCCGGATGCGGCGGCCTTCGGGCGCAAGGACTACCAGCAGCTGCAAGTGGTGCGCCGGGTGGTGGCCGATCTGGATCTGCCGGTGGAGATCGTCGAGGTGCCCGTCGTCCGCGAGGACGACGGTCTGGCGCTGAGTTCACGCAACGGCTACTTGGATGCGGAGCAGCGTCGGCGGGCGCCGGCGCTCTACGTCACGCTCCGCGAGTTGGCGGCGGCCCTGGAGGCCGGGCGGCGGGACTGGCAGCAGCTCGAAGCCGAGGCCTGCCGGCGGCTGGAGGCGGCGGGGTTCGACGCCGCCGAGTACGTAGCGGTCCGCCGCTGCGATGATCTGGCCGAGCCGCGCGGGGATGAGCCGCGGCTGGTGTGCCTGGGGGCGGCGCGCCTGGGTACGGCGCGGCTGATCGACAACGTCGAGGCGCGATTGAACCGGTAA
- the panB gene encoding 3-methyl-2-oxobutanoate hydroxymethyltransferase, with amino-acid sequence MSSGDRKHASGGAVTVSRMRAMKREGQPLVCLTAYDYGFAAACERAGVDLLLIGDSLGMVVQGHETTLPVTVDDIVYHTCCVARACQRALVVADLPFMSHTDVEQGLHNAGRLMKEGGAQMVKLEGGAEQAALVERLAVNGIPVCGHLGLKPQQVHKLGGYRVQGREQADAERMEADARALEAAGADLLILECVPTPLARQLSEQLSIPVVGIGAGGGCDGQILVLHDVLGVTEQPPRFARAFGAETGSVQAALAAYAAAVRDGTFPGPEHGFEA; translated from the coding sequence ATGTCCAGCGGTGATCGCAAGCACGCCTCCGGCGGGGCCGTGACGGTCTCCCGCATGCGCGCGATGAAGCGCGAGGGCCAGCCCCTGGTCTGTCTGACGGCCTACGACTACGGCTTCGCGGCCGCCTGCGAGCGCGCCGGGGTGGATCTGCTGCTCATCGGCGACTCCCTCGGCATGGTGGTCCAGGGTCACGAGACCACCCTGCCGGTAACCGTGGACGACATCGTCTACCACACCTGCTGCGTGGCACGGGCCTGCCAGCGGGCGCTGGTGGTGGCGGATCTGCCCTTCATGAGCCATACCGACGTGGAGCAGGGGCTGCACAACGCTGGGCGTCTGATGAAGGAGGGCGGGGCGCAAATGGTCAAGCTCGAGGGCGGTGCCGAGCAGGCAGCGCTGGTCGAGCGCCTGGCCGTGAACGGGATCCCGGTCTGCGGCCACTTGGGGCTGAAGCCGCAGCAGGTCCATAAGCTCGGCGGCTACCGGGTGCAGGGGCGCGAGCAGGCCGACGCCGAGCGCATGGAGGCCGATGCCCGGGCGCTGGAGGCGGCCGGGGCCGATCTGCTCATCCTCGAGTGCGTGCCCACCCCCCTGGCGCGGCAGCTCAGCGAGCAGCTGAGCATCCCCGTGGTGGGTATCGGCGCCGGCGGCGGCTGCGATGGGCAGATCCTGGTGCTCCACGACGTGCTCGGCGTCACCGAGCAGCCGCCGCGCTTCGCCCGGGCCTTCGGTGCCGAGACGGGGAGTGTGCAGGCGGCGCTGGCCGCCTACGCGGCGGCGGTGCGCGACGGCACCTTTCCAGGGCCAGAGCACGGGTTCGAGGCTTGA